The region CCAGTATGTAGTTTTATTTGAATTAACTAAGCCATCGGTCATTCAGCAAGAAGGTGCTGAGATCTTATGTTTGCATAAAATGACACGCTCAGCCctgagggaaaataaaaaagtcaaatgtGGGACACAAACCATTCCTAAGCCACTGGGAGGACTTTGCAAGACAGAATATGATTCAGTGTATAACTGAGGGACCCAGAGAATAAATCCAGCAGTGACTTCTCTGAGAGTGGAAGGACTTTGGGGGAAGCTTTCAAAGGTGGGTTGGTTTGGGTCAGCAAAGTAGGGGAAAGGCCTGGCTGCCAGAGGGAACCTTGGGAGCAAAGGCAAGAGGCAGAAATGGTGGGCATGTTCAGGGACCAGCCTGCAGGTTAGAGGAGCTGGAGGCCAAAATGCAACTCTAGGAACGGAATCCGGCAGGAATCTGGCACGTGGGAGAGATGGGAGCCGACTGGGCTCATCCACACCGGCCCCCATGGCGCTGGCTGCAGGATTTCACATACACGGAGTGCTCAATCATTCCCCGTCACTGCGACTTGGGCCTCTCTGGCCTCAGCATAATTACAATTTTACAGTCAGCTCAAGCCATAGCACCAgccctttatttccttttcctttcctttgcctgAATCCTCATCCCCCCAGGATAAAGAGACCGCCCCTGAGAGCCAGCCTGCTGAGAAGCTGCAGAGAGGAGGGCCCTGGTGGCCTCACTAGACAGAACATTCATCCCACAGACTGCAAGCAAGATGGGTGTATGAGCAAGTCACCCCACCTTCAGCTTCAAAACTCCTGGTCCTTGGCTAGAATGCTTCCCCTTCCTCTTTGCATATCAAGTTATGTATACCAAGCCCTCCCCACACAGCTAAAGTCTCTTTCACCCAAGAAACTGTCCCTGACTGTCCTAATTCTCAGATCTTACAACCTCACACATTATTTGCTACTTTGCATCACTAGCTGCTGCATGAAAATTTCTTGTCTCTATAATTCAAGTTCTGCATTGGGTCAAAGAGGCTGTCTTCTATCCCAGACCCCCCTTGCTCCCCAGTGCttcccacagggtcctgcttaagagaagatggaggaggactATAATGGTACTGACTGAGGGTGATGAGGATGGTGAGGGTCTGTGCTTTTTCTCAAGCTGGGCTGGGGAAGAGGTGTGGGACAAGGGGAGGGACAGCCACCGAATTCTAGGAAGTTAGCATTCAGGTGAGGGGCGTCCCTGAGCACAGACTGCCTGCTCCAGGATGAGGGCGTCCACTGTGTCTGGAGCTAAAGTCACAGGAAAGGGAGGTctctggggaggagaagggaggctcCTCAGAGGACTGAGTTGAGTCCTGCTCCTCAcagcccctggcccccacccctctctctctctgagccccTGGGCCTCAGCCTCAGTATGGGGAGGACTAAGCTGCTCTTCGCTACCTGTACAGTCACCATAATGAAGCTGTTGCCATTTGAGACCACAAGGGAAGAGCTGTACCAGATGTAAACTTCACAGTGATTGATAGAGCAGAGCTGCtgagcttggggctggtgcacagctGCTGTTCCAGCCGGCCCCATCTGCCCGCCCCGTCTGCAAGCCCCCCTGCCTGTGCTGTTCTCTGTTTTGGGGGATGACATTtcaggaaagcaaaagtagggGAGACGCTGGGACGTCAAACTGGACCAAAGTTAGCACCAGCTAGGAGAATGGGATAGACCTTCCCAGAGCAGAAACAGAGCCTACCAAACTTTCTCTCCTTGAACAAATCAATTCCTTTTCCCACCAGAGTGGGGTTGATTTTCCCAGCCTCTCTCCTTAGAAATTCAATACATAGATATTGAGCATTGATTGTCCACAGGGAGAGTCTAAACCCAGAGAAATAGTGAAAGAAATATCCCAGGGGACACTCAACCACTTGGCGTTCAAGACACCAGACAAAAGGCCATTGGCATTTGGTGGCAACACCCCTTCAGGGCTCTCAGCTGCCTGGCTGAACTCAGAGAGAGGTACATCCCACACCTACGTCTGCGGGATGCAATTACACAGCTTCTTCAACAGCCACCCAGGGCCCTGGAGAACACTGTCTACACTGGACCCAAGGGTTTTGGAGATGCCCTCTTAATTCTCTGTGCCAAACCTGCCCCCCTCTTAAAAAGCCAGCCCAAGCCCTACTCATTTTCAAAATAGTGCTTGACTCTCCTCCAAGAAGTCTCCCCGGGTTAACCGTATCCAACTCCCATTGCTTCTTTAATAATCCTTTCCTTGTACACCAATACATCACCCTTTCCTTGTGCGCCTTGAAACCTTCCTGGTTAATTCTAATTGATCATGAAGAGCCCAGCATCTGGCTCTGTAGTGTGTGAATTAGCCAGGTCTCCTTCCAGGCTGGCCTCCTCCCCTACCACCTTCCAGATGGCGCAGGCAGGCCGGCAGGGCCTGAGAGCAAGGACTCTGCTGCGTGACAATTGCTAGTTCTGGTTGTTAAGTACTTCTTGTCCCTCTTCTGGACACGTGGTAGGATTGCTTTGCCCCGTCCCCTTAATATTGGGAGTCACGTGTCTTGCTTTGGCTAATGAAAGGTGAGTGGAAGTGACCTTTGTCATGTCTGCATGGAAGCTTTAAGAAATAGTGCACAATTTGCCACATCCCCTCCTTCCTGAGGTGGTAACTAAGAGCACAGGGTCAAAACGGAGCCTCTGCAAACTTGGTGACAAGGTAGAATGGAACCCTGGTCAAGCTGCAAAGCACACGTAACATGAACGAGAACTAAATCTTGGCTGCTTTAAGCTACCAAATCCTAGGATTATTCGTTGCTGCGGCATAACCTGGTTTATCCTGATTAATATAGCCTGTCCTTGATCGCCTGTGCCAGGCTTCTAGTACACATCAAAGCCCTTGGCACATGCTGCTGTCTGAGTCAGTCTATAGGCCTGGCCCCATCCTCACCCGTGATTAAAGACATACATTATAGGTGGTAGTGCTGAGGCCTAGCAGGTAGAGGTAACCACTACAGAAGATTCATCAGAAGCAATAGATACAaattccctttccttcccttcccaacCACTTGAGAGCTCTGCTGtcaccctccctccccgcccaccccctAATCTGGGGCCTGGTGCAAGGATTTCCCCTAGGGTGGGCTGGGCTATGAGTTGGGCTCCCCTTTCACATCCTGAAGAGCAGAGGCCCATTTGTCTCTAGGGGTTCGTGGGTTCCCGGACACATCCACTCAAATCCAGAACTATAAACCCTCAAGAGGCTCCCGGAGCCGGTGGTACTCACACTCGTGGCGTACTGGATGTCCTTCCAGATGGAGGTTTCCCGGGACAGGTCGGAGGCCTCAAAGAGGTTGTCCAGGATCACCTCCCCGATCATGTCGTGGCGGGAGAAGCGGTCAAAGTCGAAGACGCTGAGATGCAGCTTGCGGTCAGCCAGCTCCTCGTAGGGCACCGGGAAGTGGAAGTTCTCGTCGAAGGTGGGGTTCAGGGTTTTGCGGTGCACCCGGGTCTGCAGCTTGCACTTGCGATCGGGCAGGAGGTAGATCTTGACGTAAGGGTCGGAGCTGCCGCAGAAGTCCTTGGCTGGGAGGTCGAAGGCCTTCAGGATGCGCACAATCAGGGTCTCGTTCTCGTAGTCGTAGCGCAGGCTGAAGTTGATCTTCCCGCAGCTCTTGGCCTCGGATTTGGCATCGTCCCCATCCACCGACTTCTGCTTATAGAGTTCGGGCTTGATGCGGCCGATGCTGGTGGGCTGCTCCGCCGCTGGGGGCAGCTCGTTGCCGTAGTCCACGCTGGACACGTGCATCTGCCGCGGCAGGTGGCGCTTGAAGGACGTGTGCCTGGAGGAGGGGCGGAGGGGTGAGAGAGTGAGGGGACGGGAGAGCGGGGTGCAGACCGACACGGCTCAGGACTCCGGCTCATCCTACCGCGTGTGAGGCCCCCCTTACTTCCTGCTGGTTGACCGCCTTATCTCTGCCGCACTTTGTGCGCATGTCTTAATCCACGTAAAGCAGTTGGAAGGGGGCCTGGTACATAACAAGCTTTAGTAAACGTTAGCCATTGTGATCTTTTCCCCTGCTTTTCTGCTTCTGACTTTCTAGGTTTCCTTCCTGGTAGACGTGACTCTGGTTCACGTATTTAAAAAGCTCCCCTATTTAGAAGGACCATCCTTTCCCAGCCTCCATACAGTGCTCCTTCACCACGACCTTGATCATCACCCCCTTTCcctctgccactttctagctACATGAACTGGGACacattatttaatctctctgtacTATAAGATACAAAAAAATAGAAGTAGCAATTGCATAGGATTGCTGCGGGGTGAAATGAATGCACACAAAGTACTTAGAACAGAGCCAGGTGTATAATAAGCTCTTATTATCTCATGGATTCTTACATTGGCTCCTCACAGCAACCTTATGAGCGTCATTAGCCCTATTTCACagttgggaaaactgaggcttaggaaaATGAGCAATTTGCCTGATGTCAAAAAACAAACTCCATAATGTGACCCAGCATGTGCACCATTTCTGGCTTTCATTCTGAAGACCGGCCCTGCTTCCCTTTGGCCGGTCCGCTGGGATCCTGGACCCAGGAATCCATAAGAGCcccaaatttttaataaatacaacGCCTTATGCATGCATGTTTCACgtcttttaaatgtttctgaaTTTAGAGTAGGTTTTTGTCATTAcatggtggggttttttttgtcattttgtttgTTCAGATAAAGAATGTTGTATACAATTTCTGTAAGGCAGGGAACTCTGTCAAAGGCTATTCTCCTTCTCAAAATGTTAGGAATCTCTTACTTCTCTCCCACACACTGCAGACTCCATCTCAGAGGCGGTGTGGACACAGACACGTCATTAACTTTTATGCCTCTGCACCTTTGCATATTCCTTTCCCTCTGGACAAGCCAACACCTCCACCCACGCACATCTCAGGGTTGACCACCTGCACAGCACCCCACCTCCAAGGTTCTCCTCTGCTGAAGTCACTCCTGGTGCCCACCTCCGAGCCGATCACCCACCACGGAGGACATCATCTGACATATTCTCCAACCAGAATAAGCATATGATTATTTCCGGTCTCTGATCCTCACAGGCTGGAATCTCATTCATGTATTGGATCCAGCAATGTGGAGGTAAGGAAGGGAGGGGTCCACCCTCACCTGGTGGACGATGCTGGCTCTGTGGTCTGTCGCTGCAGCCGTGTGTGACGCTTGATGTGCTCTTTGACGGACATCTGCACCTCTGCCGGGATATCTGGGGACGTGTGGCTGATCTTCACAGCCGCCTCTAGGAAGCCCAGGGTGTGGGGGTCCTTGAGCTTGTCCGCCATGTTGCCTCTGGAGCTGGGGCTCTGGAGGGCCTCCGGAGAGGGGTTAgcagaggaggggctggaggcCTCCTTGTTCCTCCAGGGCATCCAGCACAGcttccaaaagagaaagagaaaaactgccACCAGGGCCACGCCACACACAATAACTACCACTGCGAGGAGGCTGACAGAGGTGCCTGCCCTCAGCCAGGCAGGGaggcacagagacagacagaggtgGGGAGAAGCCGGGAAGGGTTGTCAAAGAGGGGCCACACACAAGGGACAGAGacggaagaagagaaaagagtgGTCATGAGAAGGCTGCCCAGGCAGAGGAGGGGTGGTTGTAGGGTCAGTGCTCCACATCCAACTTGTGAAGTATCTGCAGCCTCGTGTTCACCTCAGGCTGATTTCTCCAGCTtcgcccctccccccaccgccaGCTTGGGGAGCACCTGGGCTGCCTCCCCGACTCCCTATTGGCGTGTGCCCGGGGAAAGGAAAGTAATTTAAATAGCAGCCTAAGCAAATGTGCAAATTCGTGAGGCGTTCACATTTGGATGCTGTTTGAATTTCTATTAGAACTGTTACTATGGCCAGACTTATAGCAGTGTAGTTTTTTGCAGACAGCTCTCTTCCTCCACAGGTTGTGAGGCATCAGGGGCCCCAGGCTGAGATACTTTATTCTCTTCACTCACCCCAAGCCCGCCAAGCCCACAGCAGGAGCTAATATATAGTGAGTAGGTTGACTTGAAGAGAATGAGATCAAGCATAATCTCCTTGAGGGTGGGGATTAGATCCAATGCTTCTTCTGTACTCCCAGAAGTGTGCACATAGTaggctcaaaaaatatttgtatgaAGTTGgaatctccctggagaaggaaatggcaacctttccagtattcttgcttggaaaattccatggacagaggagcctgaagggcaacagtccatagggttgcacagagttgggcatgactgagcccGCACACACCACACCAAGCTGGAATCTGATCCACATAGTTTACTTCAGAGCTAAATACAAACAATTCCGATAGCTGTCCTTTGCCTGCATTCCTGTGGCTGTGTGAGAGCTCTGCTGTAACACTGGTATTTTTGAAAGTCAAGATTGATTCAGAGGCAGGCACTCACTCTCCCACCCTGTGCCCCAAGTAGGATGTCCATTACCCTAGGAGATGGATGAAGGATGCCTCTCTCTGGGAGAAGTTACTAagcacaccccccacccccaccccacctttagGAATGAACCTTTGAGCTCAAGGCCTCTTCTTACTCTGAGACATCAGGAAGACTTGAACCAATGGGTTTGCACAAAGGTCACTTGTAGACAAGCCAGAAGAGAAGGCTTATTTGGCTTGCATATGACTGAAAAATCAAGCAGTTCCATCATCACCATTGTCATCATCACACCAGATTCCTGGCTTCTTTGGAAATGGCCTGAGGGTTTGGTGACTGGACCTGTGCTCCCACATGCTGAGAACTGGCAATGCCCTTCAGAAGGCTGTGTGCTCACCAGCTCCTCCCTATTacttgcctgccactgcaggcCTATGAGCTTGCAGCCTCTGAATTATCCTGTCCCAAGCCTTAAGAATCTTGGGATTTAAGGTGAGGAATGACCCTACAAGTACCGAGGTCAGGCTGTGCTTCTGCAGGTGGGAGCAGTGTTCCAGACGAGGGACTCGGCTGCGGTCAGAGATCACAGAGCCTAGACCAGGGTCCAGATGTCCACTGCCCACCCAGCCTGGGGCTCATTCCACTGTCTCAGACTGTTGTCCTGGATGAAACTGTAGGTTACTATAACcctgtgttattttttatttgtctgaCTCAGGGCTCAGCATAGAAACTGACACatgagaatgaatgaatcagtcGATCAATGTCAAATAAAACAGCTGTCATTATCGCTCaaccaatatttactgagcacttgccATATTCCTGGTACTAAACTAGGCTGGGAGATGCTTGGTCCCTCTTCGGGGGATCAAGAGAACTCTCACAGCAGAGGCCCCAGGGAAAGCTCTCCTCCTTCCAGAGGGACCTGAGGAAGAGGCCAAAACATCAGTCATCCTCTCTGGGGAGGTAGCACTGCCTCCCGACTCCCTGGCTGTAGGGTATTGGCCTTGATCAGCTATCACCTTCAGGACTAAGGAATAAGAACATAGGACCCTCATGCCTTTTGCCACCTTctccagcccccaggcccctgcacAGAGACCTGGGAGCCTTTCCCCAGCATAGGAGCTGAGGTTAGCCCACTAGAGACTGCTAGGGGCCAAACTGATTCTAAGTGAACTTCTAGACTAAAGGTCTCCAATTACGGTGTGCATGCATCCTGGGagtgtaagagaaaaaaatatcagatTTCTTGAATacttattcattttctgaaaaattaaaaagatcagAATTATAATATACAAATTGATAGTAATGAATTTTGTTATTGAATTTAGTCAAGTTATGAACAATTAAAATGTCCAAGGCACAAAATGCTTTTTATGTATTCACTCATTTACGACTCTCCAGTGAAACAGGTGAagattattatcctcattttgcagatgagaaaactaaggcacagaagGTTAAATAgattgcccagggtcacacaactGCCACGTGTTTGGAGAGTGAGCTTTATAATACCCCTTTTGTACATGTGTATAGAACATGGGAGCAAATAAACACCTGTTGGAagtattaaacaaaaataaattttgctgTTATGATTTCATGATCTAAATAGTTTGGAGACTGTTTCCTTAAGCCCTGATACCCCTGGGGTTCACAGGAATGCTACCACAGATATAGCTAAGTATATACcacagattgtgtgtgtgtgtgtgtgtgtgtgtgtgtgtgtatttaaaagtaTCTGGCCATCTCTGAGCCCTCCACATCTGTTCTTTGTTACAGCGGTTCCGGGTGCATTCTCTGCAATATGAGTCACCTTAAAACAAAAGGTATTTCTAGGGTTTTGCTTTCCTTTGATCATACATCTTTCCTGCTCTGGTAATAATTAGAATTTTAATGAGAAAGGGGGAGAAATGGGGGGAATCAAGAGAGCAGAGAGTGTATTTAAATGTTCagtctgacaaaaaaaaaaaactgaattcatAAATGAAAAGAGAGATGGAGGAATCAATTTTTCCTCAGCACGGTTGCTATTTGGAATGTGTCTCCACATGACCCCTAGCTCTTGTTCCCTCAGCGCTGTGAGATTATTGGGAATTGGCACCTGATGCTCAATACTGGTTATGTAAGGCCAGGAGGCCCTTCCTCTGCCTGGAGACTCTTCTTCCAGGATACCTCACAGGTGGGCCATGCAAAGAGAATTAGGTCCCGATGCTGAGTGGGTTCACACCACAGGGGAACAAGGTGGTGAGCAAGGCTGGTAAGACCAGAATTAGGCCACCGTGGGCATGACTGCAGAGGATTTAGCTCctttaaaatcactgcatgtGGCCTGGAATTCAGCCTGCCCGCAGAGCCTGGCTGAAAATGTGTCACAAAGGGCTGTCCAAAGGCCCAGGTGACCTAAGATACTTGCCTTCCTACCCCGGGCCTGCTGGGACCAACCCACCAGGATGCATTGCCTCTAGTAAATTGCAGGTGCATACACAGCCTTCAAAGCCGTTTCCCCGCTCAGGTCTTATTTGAACCTCAACCCTGTGAGGCAGATAGCATTTTGATGGGCACTTTAGCCACCTTTTGAGTTCTGACCCAGTGCTCTTCATATTATACTATACACTGGGTTCATGGTAAGAGAGGAGaaggacacagtgggggaaggagagggtaggacagATTGAGAAAGCAGCACTGACATACATACACCGTCATGTGTAGCAGAGAGAACTAGCGGGAAGCCGCTGTGCAACGCAGGGAGCCCGgcctggcgctctgtgatgacctggggagggggcaaagggatggggagggaggctaaAGAAGGagggaatgtatatatataactatgaCTGAGTCGTGTTGACGTACGGCAGAGACCaccacagcactgtaaagcaattatcctccaataaaagaAAGAGAGGTAAGCCTCAGGTAAGGGAGAAAGTCCTACACTTTGAAAAAGAGGACGAACTTCCTAAGTGTTTGTATTcctattctttcttcctctccttttccttctttatttcccCTTCAGTCTGGAGAGAAAGAAGCACTGTCCTGGAGTCAGACTGGGCTCATTCAATGTCCACCTCTACTGGTTATCAACTGTGACTCTTAATCTCTCTCAGACtctgtttcatcatctgtaaaatgggtagaGTAATAGTATCTACCTGATAGGGTCATTGTGAGATTTAAATGGGATCAAGTGTATCAAAAGTGCAAAGGACAGTGCCTAGAATGTAGTAagccatataatatatattttgctatttttattagaattatcTAGTTCTGCCCAGTctgattttgaacatcttttaattttacaatttgtttaGTGGGAAGAACACATGCAAACCATGAACACTAATAAGAGAGATAGCTTTAACTTTATCATTACAAACTAGGAACAATTTACCAGTGGCAATAATACAATTATTCtcttatgtaatatatatattaagataatACAATTATTCTATTCTGTCTCTCTATATTGTAATATgtattataatacatatatactataGCTAGATCTCCCTGTATCTCAAGATGTAATACATCCTTTGTGAAAGATCTCACATCTCCAAGTTTTTCTGTCAACACTCATTGTTCAGTTGTTTTGCCATTACTGCCACCAACCAGCTGGTGAACAGAAGCAAGCTCCAAAGGAATAAGAAGAAATTCATTGAAGAAAAGTGTATAATTCAGAACGTACTATGCTTTTGCAAAGTTTGCTTGGAAACTGGGGAAAAGAAGTCCATTGCTCAGTATTAGGTATCAGAGGAGACCAGTATTTTATGGGCACCTGGTTTGGGGAACCGTATTGACCAATTACCCAGCAGCCTCTGGGAGAGCAGAGAGCGATGGGACTTGGCTTC is a window of Ovis aries strain OAR_USU_Benz2616 breed Rambouillet chromosome 1, ARS-UI_Ramb_v3.0, whole genome shotgun sequence DNA encoding:
- the SYT6 gene encoding synaptotagmin-6 isoform X1 — its product is MSGVRGTGEPRCQAALEVLASLCRARPPPFGLDVETCRSFELEPPERSPSAADSGTSVSLLAVVVIVCGVALVAVFLFLFWKLCWMPWRNKEASSPSSANPSPEALQSPSSRGNMADKLKDPHTLGFLEAAVKISHTSPDIPAEVQMSVKEHIKRHTRLQRQTTEPASSTRHTSFKRHLPRQMHVSSVDYGNELPPAAEQPTSIGRIKPELYKQKSVDGDDAKSEAKSCGKINFSLRYDYENETLIVRILKAFDLPAKDFCGSSDPYVKIYLLPDRKCKLQTRVHRKTLNPTFDENFHFPVPYEELADRKLHLSVFDFDRFSRHDMIGEVILDNLFEASDLSRETSIWKDIQYATSESVDLGEIMFSLCYLPTAGRLTLTVIKCRNLKAMDITGYSDPYVKVSLLCDGRRLKKKKTTIKKNTLNPVYNEAIIFDIPPENMDQVSLLISVMDYDRVGHNEIIGVCRVGINAEGLGRDHWNEMLAYPRKPIAHWHSLVEVKKSFKEWQGRAASFDSESSCPSPKPPPTP
- the SYT6 gene encoding synaptotagmin-6 isoform X2, producing the protein MSDGAGVSCRLRQAGASCPNGADPAPDAVPGGCRAQEGARAGSSSPEPLCWMPWRNKEASSPSSANPSPEALQSPSSRGNMADKLKDPHTLGFLEAAVKISHTSPDIPAEVQMSVKEHIKRHTRLQRQTTEPASSTRHTSFKRHLPRQMHVSSVDYGNELPPAAEQPTSIGRIKPELYKQKSVDGDDAKSEAKSCGKINFSLRYDYENETLIVRILKAFDLPAKDFCGSSDPYVKIYLLPDRKCKLQTRVHRKTLNPTFDENFHFPVPYEELADRKLHLSVFDFDRFSRHDMIGEVILDNLFEASDLSRETSIWKDIQYATSESVDLGEIMFSLCYLPTAGRLTLTVIKCRNLKAMDITGYSDPYVKVSLLCDGRRLKKKKTTIKKNTLNPVYNEAIIFDIPPENMDQVSLLISVMDYDRVGHNEIIGVCRVGINAEGLGRDHWNEMLAYPRKPIAHWHSLVEVKKSFKEWQGRAASFDSESSCPSPKPPPTP
- the SYT6 gene encoding synaptotagmin-6 isoform X3, which codes for MSDGAGVSCRLRQAGASCPNGADPAPDAVPGGCRAQEGARAGSSSPEPLCWMPWRNKEASSPSSANPSPEALQSPSSRGNMADKLKDPHTLGFLEAAVKISHTSPDIPAEVQMSVKEHIKRHTRLQRQTTEPASSTRHTSFKRHLPRQMHVSSVDYGNELPPAAEQPTSIGRIKPELYKQKSVDGDDAKSEAKSCGKINFSLRYDYENETLIVRILKAFDLPAKDFCGSSDPYVKIYLLPDRKCKLQTRVHRKTLNPTFDENFHFPVPYEELADRKLHLSVFDFDRFSRHDMIGEVILDNLFEASDLSRETSIWKDIQYATSESVDLGEIMFSLCYLPTAGRLTLTVIKCRNLKAMDITGYSDPYVKVSLLCDGRRLKKKKTTIKKNTLNPVYNEAIIFDIPPENMDQVSLLISVMDYDRVGHNEIIGVCRVGINAEGLGRDHWNEMLAYPRKPIAHWHSLVEWQGRAASFDSESSCPSPKPPPTP
- the SYT6 gene encoding synaptotagmin-6 isoform X4; its protein translation is MPWRNKEASSPSSANPSPEALQSPSSRGNMADKLKDPHTLGFLEAAVKISHTSPDIPAEVQMSVKEHIKRHTRLQRQTTEPASSTRHTSFKRHLPRQMHVSSVDYGNELPPAAEQPTSIGRIKPELYKQKSVDGDDAKSEAKSCGKINFSLRYDYENETLIVRILKAFDLPAKDFCGSSDPYVKIYLLPDRKCKLQTRVHRKTLNPTFDENFHFPVPYEELADRKLHLSVFDFDRFSRHDMIGEVILDNLFEASDLSRETSIWKDIQYATSESVDLGEIMFSLCYLPTAGRLTLTVIKCRNLKAMDITGYSDPYVKVSLLCDGRRLKKKKTTIKKNTLNPVYNEAIIFDIPPENMDQVSLLISVMDYDRVGHNEIIGVCRVGINAEGLGRDHWNEMLAYPRKPIAHWHSLVEVKKSFKEWQGRAASFDSESSCPSPKPPPTP
- the SYT6 gene encoding synaptotagmin-6 isoform X5, which encodes MPWRNKEASSPSSANPSPEALQSPSSRGNMADKLKDPHTLGFLEAAVKISHTSPDIPAEVQMSVKEHIKRHTRLQRQTTEPASSTRHTSFKRHLPRQMHVSSVDYGNELPPAAEQPTSIGRIKPELYKQKSVDGDDAKSEAKSCGKINFSLRYDYENETLIVRILKAFDLPAKDFCGSSDPYVKIYLLPDRKCKLQTRVHRKTLNPTFDENFHFPVPYEELADRKLHLSVFDFDRFSRHDMIGEVILDNLFEASDLSRETSIWKDIQYATSESVDLGEIMFSLCYLPTAGRLTLTVIKCRNLKAMDITGYSDPYVKVSLLCDGRRLKKKKTTIKKNTLNPVYNEAIIFDIPPENMDQVSLLISVMDYDRVGHNEIIGVCRVGINAEGLGRDHWNEMLAYPRKPIAHWHSLVEWQGRAASFDSESSCPSPKPPPTP